The Sphingobium sp. BYY-5 genome includes a window with the following:
- a CDS encoding SDR family oxidoreductase produces the protein MTGLFDCSGKVTLVTGGNGGIGLGFARGIARMGGKIAIWARNAEKNEAAKADLLAAGAGRVETYRVDVASEQAIIDGYAKLLADFGRIDCVFANSGRASRSRSVLTLDAEEWHDLLAVNLHGAFFTLREGARAMVARAEAGEPGGSLVYCGSLSMFHGMPGINNYAASKGGMGAAVRGMAAELGKYAIRANSIAPGYVKTGIGGDGEMSEEMKARMAAVDAHFSAKTPIHRPGAIEDFEGIGAYLCSDASRFHSGDTIVIDGGSLIYPPYAF, from the coding sequence GTGACGGGTCTGTTCGACTGTTCGGGCAAGGTGACGCTGGTGACCGGAGGCAATGGCGGGATCGGCCTGGGCTTTGCGCGCGGCATTGCCAGGATGGGCGGCAAGATCGCGATCTGGGCGCGCAACGCCGAAAAGAACGAAGCCGCCAAGGCCGATCTGCTGGCGGCTGGCGCGGGCCGGGTCGAAACCTATCGGGTCGATGTCGCGTCGGAACAGGCGATCATCGATGGCTATGCCAAGTTGCTGGCCGATTTCGGCCGGATCGACTGCGTCTTCGCCAATTCTGGCCGCGCTTCCCGCAGCCGATCGGTGCTGACGCTGGACGCGGAGGAATGGCATGACCTGCTGGCGGTCAACCTGCACGGCGCCTTCTTCACCCTGCGCGAAGGCGCCAGGGCGATGGTCGCGCGCGCCGAGGCCGGCGAGCCGGGTGGCAGCCTGGTATATTGCGGCAGCCTGTCGATGTTCCATGGTATGCCGGGAATCAACAATTATGCTGCATCCAAGGGCGGCATGGGCGCTGCCGTACGCGGCATGGCGGCGGAACTGGGCAAATATGCCATACGCGCCAACTCGATCGCCCCCGGCTACGTCAAGACCGGCATCGGCGGCGATGGTGAGATGAGCGAAGAGATGAAAGCGCGCATGGCCGCGGTCGACGCGCATTTTTCCGCCAAGACGCCAATCCATCGGCCCGGCGCAATCGAGGATTTCGAAGGGATCGGCGCCTATCTCTGCTCCGACGCCTCGCGCTTTCATAGCGGCGATACGATCGTGATCGACGGCGGCAGCCTGATCTATCCCCCTTATGCCTTCTGA
- a CDS encoding IclR family transcriptional regulator, which produces MTDPVRAPSPIRKVARTIKESKAPAIARAAAILRLLGRSERPLGVQAIAKELGLVPSTCLYVLRALVEEELVSFDPDTKRYALEAGVLTLARHWLRRDPFNDLAQPLLDRLAQRFGLTMLGVQAMGLDHMIVVAMAQSSSGFQLSTQVGSRFPALISATGRCIAAFGDYPEEELRRRFDQLRWDDPPPFADWMEQLCQTRAQGFAIDEGQYIAGATVVAAPVWKGPGRPVHALVAIGIGSALQRDGAMTQLSAALMEAARALSGQLGGA; this is translated from the coding sequence ATGACCGACCCTGTTCGAGCGCCCTCCCCCATCCGGAAGGTCGCGCGCACCATCAAGGAGAGCAAGGCGCCGGCCATTGCGCGAGCCGCCGCGATCCTGCGCCTGCTGGGACGGAGCGAACGGCCACTGGGCGTCCAGGCCATCGCCAAGGAACTGGGCCTGGTCCCATCCACCTGCCTCTATGTGCTGCGCGCGCTGGTGGAGGAGGAACTGGTATCCTTCGATCCCGATACCAAACGCTACGCGCTGGAGGCCGGGGTGCTGACGCTGGCGCGTCACTGGTTGCGGCGCGATCCGTTCAACGATCTTGCCCAGCCCCTGCTCGATCGGCTGGCGCAGCGCTTCGGCCTCACCATGCTGGGCGTGCAGGCTATGGGCCTGGATCATATGATCGTCGTCGCCATGGCCCAGTCGTCCAGCGGCTTCCAGCTCAGTACCCAGGTCGGCAGCCGGTTTCCCGCACTCATCAGCGCAACGGGACGCTGCATCGCCGCGTTCGGCGATTATCCGGAAGAGGAACTCAGACGCCGGTTCGACCAGTTGCGATGGGATGATCCGCCGCCCTTCGCAGACTGGATGGAGCAGTTGTGCCAGACACGCGCGCAGGGCTTCGCGATCGATGAAGGGCAATATATCGCAGGAGCCACGGTCGTGGCGGCTCCGGTCTGGAAGGGGCCGGGCCGCCCGGTCCATGCGCTGGTGGCCATCGGTATCGGCTCGGCGCTGCAACGGGACGGAGCGATGACGCAATTATCGGCAGCGTTGATGGAAGCCGCCCGCGCCCTGTCCGGTCAGCTAGGC
- a CDS encoding sulfotransferase — protein sequence MTITTAGIDADALLAAARAQTGLTDLGDDAILEGFGVLVDAINREANLTESAQGRWAQQLTATLINRLKVEDWLARHPDLLERPVEKPLFVFGLPRTGTTLTINLLNADPARRCFLRWEAFDTVPPAAAGALHSDPRYVAEQERLALSLKYAPHISAIHHEDADSPTECQFSMAPSFCAQYFDSVLNIPSYQKWLFSTSYLPAFRYQKRLFQLLQTHNGGQWTLKNPWHPLFLDDLTSVYPDAQLVMTHRDPADVVASACSLVYQVRKMFSADVDPVVVGQSQLRTFDKMIERMLAYREKHGWESIHDIQYDEQLRDPIGEMQRLYTRFDTPFTAEAESGMRAALAANPQGKHGKHSYALEDYGFDRAGIHAHFSDYIDRFAIPVRG from the coding sequence ATGACCATCACAACCGCCGGGATCGATGCCGACGCCCTGCTGGCCGCAGCGCGCGCGCAGACCGGCCTCACCGACCTGGGCGACGACGCGATATTGGAGGGCTTCGGCGTCCTGGTCGATGCGATCAATCGCGAGGCGAATCTGACCGAGAGCGCCCAGGGCCGCTGGGCGCAGCAATTGACCGCAACGCTCATCAACCGGCTGAAGGTGGAGGACTGGCTCGCCCGGCACCCCGACCTGTTGGAGCGGCCGGTGGAAAAGCCGCTCTTCGTGTTCGGCCTGCCGCGCACCGGTACGACGCTGACCATCAACCTGCTGAACGCCGATCCGGCCCGGCGCTGCTTTCTGCGCTGGGAGGCGTTCGACACCGTGCCGCCCGCCGCCGCCGGGGCTTTGCACAGCGATCCGCGCTATGTGGCGGAGCAGGAGCGGCTCGCCCTGTCGCTCAAATATGCGCCGCATATCTCGGCCATCCATCATGAGGATGCCGACAGCCCGACCGAGTGCCAATTCTCGATGGCGCCGTCCTTCTGCGCGCAATATTTCGACTCGGTCCTCAACATCCCGAGCTATCAGAAATGGCTGTTCTCGACGAGCTACCTGCCGGCCTTCCGCTACCAGAAACGACTGTTCCAGCTATTGCAGACGCATAATGGCGGGCAGTGGACGCTGAAAAATCCCTGGCACCCGCTGTTCCTGGATGACCTGACCAGCGTCTATCCCGATGCACAGCTTGTGATGACCCATCGCGACCCGGCGGATGTCGTCGCCTCCGCCTGCAGCCTGGTCTATCAGGTGCGCAAGATGTTCAGCGCCGATGTCGATCCGGTCGTGGTCGGACAGTCGCAACTGCGCACCTTCGACAAGATGATCGAGCGGATGCTGGCCTATCGCGAGAAACATGGCTGGGAATCGATCCACGACATCCAGTATGATGAACAACTGCGCGATCCGATCGGCGAGATGCAGCGCCTCTATACGCGGTTCGACACGCCCTTCACGGCGGAGGCGGAAAGCGGGATGCGCGCGGCGCTGGCGGCCAATCCGCAGGGCAAGCATGGCAAGCACAGCTATGCCCTGGAGGATTACGGCTTCGACCGGGCAGGCATCCATGCGCATTTCAGCGACTATATCGATCGCTTCGCCATTCCTGTCCGGGGGTGA
- a CDS encoding MBL fold metallo-hydrolase, whose amino-acid sequence MSSKPQTPLGALVTAGDGQTAAEPIADGIFMVKDITNAYLVTTKDGDLLVNTGFLGHGARNKELFAPHRTGPLRRIILTQSHADHYGALPEQKEDGTQVIAGAGFTDTAAYFDRLAPFLGRRSGKLWASMTRRDGPPPKPPVIIPDIAVATTHAFEQGGRRFEVVKTPGGETLCSVFLWMPDEKTVFTSNLFGPVWRAMPNLVTIRGDRPRLVRAYLRSVEQVRALEPELVITGHGDPIRGRDTIRADLDRMHAAVSYLERETIAGMNAGRMVQDLMREIALPDDLKIGEFHGKTPWVVRAIWEENAGWFHYADGTTALYGVPRSAVDADLAEMAGGAGALAVRAHAHVVSQRPLEALHLLDIALHVAPDHEAALDVKKAALEQLLAASGGANLSETMWLKAEIADAEARLAKQKQEGEG is encoded by the coding sequence ATGAGCAGTAAACCACAAACCCCGCTTGGCGCGCTTGTCACCGCTGGCGATGGCCAGACGGCGGCGGAACCGATTGCCGACGGCATCTTCATGGTGAAGGACATAACCAACGCCTATCTGGTGACGACGAAGGACGGCGATCTGCTGGTCAACACCGGCTTTCTGGGCCATGGCGCACGCAACAAGGAACTGTTCGCCCCCCACCGCACGGGTCCGCTGCGGCGCATCATCCTGACCCAAAGCCATGCCGACCATTATGGCGCGTTGCCTGAGCAGAAGGAGGACGGCACGCAGGTCATCGCGGGTGCTGGCTTCACCGACACGGCCGCCTATTTCGACCGGCTTGCTCCCTTCCTGGGGCGTCGATCTGGCAAGCTCTGGGCATCGATGACGCGGCGCGACGGGCCGCCACCCAAGCCGCCCGTCATCATACCGGACATCGCGGTGGCGACAACGCACGCATTCGAACAGGGCGGACGCCGGTTCGAGGTGGTGAAGACGCCCGGCGGCGAGACGCTATGTTCTGTCTTTCTTTGGATGCCGGATGAAAAGACCGTCTTCACCAGCAATCTCTTCGGCCCCGTGTGGCGAGCCATGCCCAACCTGGTCACTATCCGTGGAGATCGACCCCGGCTGGTGCGCGCCTATCTCCGATCGGTCGAGCAGGTTCGGGCGCTCGAACCGGAACTGGTCATCACCGGCCATGGCGATCCCATCCGGGGACGCGACACCATTCGCGCCGATCTCGACCGGATGCACGCGGCGGTCAGCTATCTGGAGCGTGAGACCATCGCGGGCATGAATGCGGGGCGGATGGTGCAGGATCTGATGCGCGAGATCGCCCTGCCCGACGACCTCAAGATCGGCGAGTTCCACGGCAAGACCCCCTGGGTCGTCCGCGCCATCTGGGAGGAGAATGCCGGCTGGTTCCATTATGCCGACGGCACCACCGCCCTCTACGGCGTACCGCGATCGGCGGTCGATGCCGACCTGGCCGAAATGGCCGGAGGCGCTGGCGCACTGGCGGTGCGCGCACACGCCCATGTCGTGAGCCAACGTCCGCTCGAAGCGCTGCACCTCCTCGATATCGCGCTGCATGTCGCGCCCGATCATGAGGCTGCGCTGGACGTCAAGAAGGCCGCGCTAGAACAATTGCTCGCCGCCAGTGGCGGCGCCAACCTGTCGGAGACCATGTGGCTGAAGGCGGAAATCGCCGATGCCGAAGCACGGCTGGCCAAACAAAAACAAGAAGGAGAAGGATGA
- a CDS encoding SDR family NAD(P)-dependent oxidoreductase → MGEKRFDGRVAVITGAGRGLGRAYALLLASRGAKIIVNDPGVSMQGEGIDAGPAQAVVDEIHAAGGTALASTASVATPEGGQAIIDAAIGAFGRIDILIHNAGIVRRGALAELSCADFETVIDVHLRGAFHVVRAAFPHMIAANHGRIVLTGSINGLYGNAGVVNYSVAKAGMIGLSNVAAIEGAAHDIKSNIILPGAVTRMAEGLDTSAYPPMDPELVAPAVAWLAHEDCTISGEMLIAMAGRVARAYMMETQGVFRPDWTIEQIAADMDGIRDTDAALLFPPVPDGHLAHLRHSFAMARGA, encoded by the coding sequence ATGGGCGAGAAGCGATTTGACGGCCGCGTAGCGGTCATCACCGGAGCGGGGCGGGGTTTGGGCCGCGCCTATGCGCTGTTGCTGGCATCGCGTGGAGCGAAGATCATCGTCAATGATCCCGGCGTCTCGATGCAGGGGGAGGGGATCGACGCTGGTCCGGCGCAAGCGGTCGTCGATGAAATTCATGCAGCCGGTGGCACGGCGCTCGCCTCCACCGCCAGCGTGGCGACGCCCGAAGGCGGGCAGGCGATCATCGATGCGGCGATCGGCGCATTCGGTCGCATCGACATCCTGATCCACAATGCCGGCATCGTTCGGCGCGGCGCGCTGGCCGAATTGTCCTGCGCGGATTTCGAGACGGTGATCGACGTTCACCTGCGCGGCGCGTTCCATGTGGTGCGCGCGGCCTTCCCGCACATGATCGCTGCCAATCATGGCCGTATCGTTCTGACCGGTTCGATCAACGGCTTATACGGCAATGCCGGCGTTGTGAACTATAGCGTGGCCAAGGCCGGAATGATCGGCCTGTCGAACGTCGCCGCGATCGAGGGTGCGGCGCATGATATCAAGAGCAACATCATCCTGCCGGGCGCCGTCACCCGCATGGCGGAGGGGCTGGATACCAGCGCCTATCCACCAATGGACCCGGAACTGGTGGCGCCCGCCGTCGCCTGGCTGGCGCATGAGGATTGCACCATTTCCGGCGAGATGCTGATCGCCATGGCCGGCCGCGTGGCGCGTGCCTATATGATGGAAACCCAGGGTGTGTTCCGCCCCGACTGGACGATCGAGCAGATCGCGGCGGACATGGATGGCATTCGCGATACCGACGCCGCGCTGTTGTTTCCACCCGTGCCGGACGGCCATCTTGCCCATTTGCGCCACAGCTTCGCCATGGCGCGTGGCGCCTGA
- a CDS encoding AMP-binding protein, which produces MAKLTDLTRYADAQAHANSAALWELFDGDRDHLNIAQECITRHADGSGRAAVRIAHAANADGVARDEILSFDAIAAGAAQFAHWLDAEGVQPGERIAFMLEPSLPFYVCLFGAMQTGAISVPLFTLFGPDALRLRVDDCRPSILITNAEKAELARSIDGPRVIVADGGLLDEIAKFPASYEPKTKANDLAVFQYTSGTTRELPEAVKHTHRALVTLMFAALYGTGIRPGDEFFCPSSPAWGHGLWHGTLAPLGLGVTTGTFAGRFDPVRLMKALDDFGITNMSAAATHYRMMKNSGKAGDYRFHFDKLSYTGEPIDPATLEFIDEYFQRPACSMYGTTEIGVVLVNYPGADDYQVKPGSLGKAVPGQRLEVQRPDGSVCDPGEIGELMLWRGGGWMSTKDRAKTDEDGYFYHCGRADDVIISAGWTMSAVEIENTLLKHPTVLECAVIGVPDDQRGQVVKAFVIANVTGDDALVTALQTFTREKLAQHEFPRIVEFVSELPKTPAGKVHRKMLRDREAAKTAELSH; this is translated from the coding sequence ATGGCGAAGCTCACCGACTTGACCCGCTATGCCGATGCGCAGGCCCATGCGAATTCCGCAGCCCTGTGGGAACTGTTCGATGGTGATCGCGATCATCTCAATATCGCGCAGGAATGTATCACGCGCCATGCAGACGGATCGGGACGCGCAGCGGTGCGCATTGCTCATGCCGCCAATGCCGACGGTGTAGCCCGTGACGAGATATTGAGCTTTGATGCGATCGCGGCAGGCGCAGCGCAATTCGCGCATTGGCTGGATGCGGAGGGCGTTCAGCCGGGTGAACGCATCGCCTTCATGCTTGAACCCTCGCTGCCCTTCTATGTCTGCCTGTTCGGGGCGATGCAGACGGGCGCCATTTCGGTGCCGCTGTTCACCCTGTTTGGTCCCGATGCCTTGCGACTGCGGGTCGATGATTGCAGGCCCAGCATCCTCATCACCAATGCGGAAAAGGCGGAACTGGCGCGCAGCATCGACGGTCCCCGCGTGATCGTGGCTGATGGGGGGCTGCTGGACGAGATCGCCAAATTCCCGGCCAGCTACGAACCGAAAACGAAGGCCAACGATCTGGCCGTGTTCCAATATACGTCCGGAACCACCCGCGAGCTGCCGGAGGCGGTGAAGCATACGCATCGGGCGCTGGTCACGCTGATGTTCGCGGCGCTCTATGGCACGGGCATCCGGCCGGGCGACGAATTTTTCTGTCCGTCCTCGCCCGCATGGGGCCATGGCCTGTGGCACGGGACGCTGGCGCCGCTGGGGCTGGGCGTCACGACCGGCACGTTCGCGGGGCGTTTCGATCCGGTGCGGCTGATGAAGGCACTGGACGATTTCGGCATCACCAACATGTCGGCCGCAGCCACCCATTATCGCATGATGAAGAATAGCGGGAAGGCGGGCGACTATCGCTTCCACTTCGACAAGCTCAGCTACACTGGCGAGCCGATCGACCCGGCGACGCTGGAGTTCATCGACGAATATTTCCAGCGGCCGGCCTGCTCCATGTATGGCACGACCGAAATCGGCGTGGTGCTGGTCAACTATCCGGGCGCCGACGATTATCAGGTCAAGCCCGGATCGCTGGGCAAGGCAGTTCCCGGACAGCGCCTTGAAGTGCAGCGGCCCGATGGATCGGTCTGTGATCCGGGAGAGATTGGCGAATTGATGCTCTGGCGTGGCGGCGGCTGGATGTCGACCAAGGATCGGGCGAAGACCGACGAGGACGGTTATTTCTATCATTGCGGCCGCGCCGATGACGTCATCATCTCGGCGGGCTGGACGATGAGCGCGGTGGAGATCGAGAATACGCTGCTCAAGCATCCCACAGTGCTGGAATGCGCGGTGATCGGCGTGCCCGACGACCAGCGCGGGCAGGTGGTCAAGGCCTTCGTCATCGCCAATGTCACGGGCGATGATGCGCTGGTGACGGCGCTTCAGACTTTCACCCGCGAAAAGCTGGCGCAGCATGAGTTTCCCCGCATCGTCGAATTTGTAAGCGAACTGCCCAAGACCCCGGCGGGGAAAGTTCATCGCAAAATGCTGCGCGACCGGGAAGCGGCAAAGACCGCAGAATTGTCGCATTGA
- a CDS encoding zinc-binding dehydrogenase has product MRLLTIHDVNDVRLDPYERPQAGPKDVVVKMKACGICGSDLSYIKNGGIPTPGKLTALGHEGAGELMFVGAEVQGVSVGQGVIINPMMTPSYIGSGGPEGAFTEELLVRDARLGDSLLPIPDGIPFEVAAMCEPLSVAMHGVNRAQVKAGDKVVIFGCGPIGLGMVLWAIDRGCQDVIALDLAEERLERARALGAHGVNPGTEDALQRIKAIHGTVTVFGREKAQTDAYIDAAGAPSILRDVVTLAKTHARHVITAAYLKPIELPAGPMLTTEMTITTAVGYPTEMPDVIAAMPRLKDKIAALISHTLPFDQVIEGLDIAARPQSAKVMIEFPEIQHEQ; this is encoded by the coding sequence ATGCGTCTGCTCACCATCCATGACGTGAACGATGTACGGCTTGATCCCTATGAACGGCCACAGGCCGGTCCGAAGGATGTCGTCGTGAAGATGAAAGCCTGCGGCATTTGCGGCAGCGACCTCAGCTACATCAAGAATGGGGGAATACCCACGCCGGGCAAACTGACCGCGCTGGGCCATGAAGGCGCGGGTGAGCTGATGTTCGTAGGTGCCGAGGTACAGGGCGTATCGGTCGGCCAAGGCGTCATCATCAACCCGATGATGACGCCCAGCTATATCGGCAGCGGCGGGCCGGAGGGCGCCTTTACCGAGGAACTGCTGGTCCGCGACGCCCGGTTGGGCGACAGCCTGCTGCCGATCCCCGATGGCATTCCCTTCGAAGTGGCCGCCATGTGTGAGCCGCTGTCCGTCGCGATGCACGGCGTCAACCGGGCGCAGGTCAAGGCGGGAGACAAGGTGGTCATCTTCGGCTGCGGGCCGATCGGCCTTGGCATGGTGCTATGGGCCATCGATCGCGGCTGCCAGGATGTGATCGCGCTCGATCTGGCCGAGGAACGGCTGGAACGCGCGCGGGCGCTGGGCGCGCATGGCGTCAATCCGGGCACGGAGGATGCGCTGCAACGGATCAAGGCGATCCACGGCACGGTGACGGTGTTCGGCCGCGAAAAGGCGCAGACCGACGCCTATATCGACGCGGCGGGCGCTCCGTCCATCCTGCGCGATGTAGTGACGCTGGCCAAGACCCATGCCCGGCATGTCATCACCGCCGCCTATCTGAAACCGATCGAGCTGCCGGCAGGTCCCATGCTGACCACGGAAATGACGATCACGACAGCGGTCGGCTATCCGACCGAGATGCCCGATGTGATCGCCGCCATGCCGCGCCTGAAGGACAAGATCGCCGCGCTCATCAGCCACACATTGCCTTTCGATCAGGTGATCGAGGGCCTGGATATCGCCGCCCGGCCACAGTCGGCCAAGGTCATGATCGAGTTTCCGGAGATTCAGCATGAGCAGTAA
- a CDS encoding MaoC family dehydratase N-terminal domain-containing protein yields the protein MATLAEKPTNKFPKITEEGLDDLRQRIGVKIENTVEPWNYEATRDAIRHYAHGIGDDNPLWCDPDYAAKTKYGALVALPSFLFTTSRIISGYCGGLSGVHAMWAGADWTWHKPVLRGDTIRTEAYLKDLIEHQTKFAGRSFQQIYHVDFFNQHGDKLCEADSWVFRTDRDEARERGTKYTEARGRVEPFTDEQLAEMYKLYEKEEIRGATPRYWEDVQVGDELPRMMKGPMTVTGFICYAQGWGGLYIRANKLAWKMQQKHPGTGIKNRFNVPDCPERVHWDEAFALEVGAPGAYDYGPERCSWLTHQVTNWIGDDGFLHKSKCQIRRHNPDGDVIFIDGSVIRKFEENGKKYVEIQQRAETHRGEISAFGTAIAELPSRA from the coding sequence ATGGCAACATTGGCGGAAAAGCCTACCAACAAATTTCCCAAGATCACCGAAGAAGGACTGGACGACCTGCGCCAGCGCATCGGCGTCAAGATCGAGAATACGGTCGAACCCTGGAACTATGAAGCGACGCGCGATGCGATCCGTCACTATGCGCATGGTATCGGTGACGATAATCCGCTGTGGTGCGACCCGGACTATGCGGCGAAGACCAAATATGGTGCGCTGGTCGCGCTGCCGAGCTTCCTGTTCACAACCAGCCGAATCATTTCGGGTTATTGCGGTGGCTTGTCGGGGGTTCACGCCATGTGGGCGGGTGCGGACTGGACCTGGCATAAGCCGGTGCTGCGGGGCGATACGATCCGTACCGAAGCCTATCTGAAAGATCTGATCGAGCATCAGACCAAGTTCGCTGGTCGTAGCTTCCAGCAGATCTACCATGTCGACTTCTTCAACCAGCATGGCGACAAGCTGTGCGAGGCTGATAGCTGGGTGTTTCGCACCGACCGCGACGAAGCGCGCGAACGCGGCACCAAATATACCGAGGCCCGTGGCCGGGTGGAGCCTTTCACCGACGAGCAACTGGCGGAGATGTACAAGCTCTACGAGAAGGAAGAGATTCGCGGCGCCACCCCCCGTTATTGGGAAGATGTCCAGGTCGGTGACGAACTGCCGCGCATGATGAAGGGGCCGATGACCGTCACCGGCTTCATCTGTTACGCGCAGGGTTGGGGCGGCCTCTATATCCGCGCCAACAAGCTGGCCTGGAAGATGCAGCAGAAGCATCCGGGCACCGGCATCAAGAACCGTTTCAACGTTCCAGACTGCCCGGAGCGCGTCCATTGGGACGAAGCCTTCGCGCTCGAAGTGGGCGCGCCCGGTGCTTATGACTATGGACCGGAACGCTGTAGCTGGCTGACGCACCAGGTCACCAACTGGATCGGTGACGATGGGTTCCTGCACAAGAGCAAGTGCCAGATTCGCCGCCACAATCCCGATGGCGACGTGATCTTCATCGACGGCAGCGTGATCCGCAAGTTCGAGGAGAACGGCAAGAAATATGTCGAGATCCAGCAGCGCGCGGAAACCCATCGTGGTGAGATTTCGGCCTTCGGCACCGCCATCGCGGAACTGCCGAGCCGGGCCTAA